GTTGGCTTCTCTCCAATGCTCACATCACCCACCGGAGTAGATCAAATGGATTGGAGTCATCTTCAGGTGATGCTTGAGCAGATGATCATCTGCGGTAAGGAATTCGAAAGGCACGTTCGCGGCGGCATTAGATTTCCATTTAGCAATATGATGGCCGCGATGGAGGAAATTCATCGAGGTTCGAGCCGCCCCTATCCCTGCGGCGCCGGGATTAGTTACTACGGCGTCTCCGCCGAGGGCGAATTGTCGGCATGCCATCGATTCGTGGGCGATGCAAAGGGAAGCATGGGGAACATCGCGACTGGAGTCGACGCGAGCCTTCAGCGGCAATGGATGACTGAGCGACATGTCGACTCGCAGGAACCTTGCCGGTCGTGCTGGGCTCGCTACCTGTGCGGCGGCGGCTGTCACCATGAAGTACTTCACCGCGGTCGCCCCTCCTGCGACTACATTCGTGGATGGCTTCACTACAGTCTTCAAGCGTACATCCGATTACTTTCTCACGTGCCGGATTATTTCTCGCGCGACCGTTGATCAATGTTAAACGCTGAAGTATGCGTTATAGGCGCTGGGCCCGCTGGCAGCACAATCGCTGCAGAGCTCGCCAAGGCGGGACGCGAAGTCATACTGCTCGAGGCGCATAGGCTTCCACGGCCACGCGTCGGCGAATCCCTGGCGCCGACAATTCTGCCTTTACTTGAGTTCTTAGGAATAAAAGAAGCTGTTGTCGCTTCGCAGTTTCTCCGTCCGCAAGCGACAATTGTGCGTTGGGGCGCACGCTCCCAAACCCGAGAGGTCGAGGGTGACATTCCAGGATTTCAAGTCGATCGCGGAGAATTTGATTCGATCTTGGTGGAGATGTCGCGCCGAAATGGGGTTTGCTTCAGGCAATCGACCCGTGCCTTGACAGCAACTCGCGATGAAAATGGTAGATGGAGAATTCGTGCCGCAGCGGACGGCGTTCTGGAAACGATCAACTGCGACTTTGTTGTTGATGCGGCAGGGCGTAGTTCCTTCTTGCGTAGACAACGACTCAGCCTAACCTGTCCAACCATGGCCATCTATGGCTACTGGCGGGATGCGCAGCTAAGCGGCGATGAAACTCGCATCGAGGCAGGACCTGAACAGTGGTATTGGGGAGCTCCTCTTCCGAGCGGCTGTTTCAATGCGACGGTATTTGTGGATCTATGCCGCATTCGAGCTGCAGACAATCCAGTTACGTTGTACCGAGCGTTGCTATACGAATCGGAGCTACTTAGAGATTGCTTGCGGGGTATCTTAACGGCAGATCCGAGGGTTTGCTGCGCCACGCCCTCCGTCGCGTCAGAGGTCGTAGGCGAGGGATGGATCAAATGCGGTGAAGCCGCTTTTACTATCGATCCACTATCGTCTCAAGGCGTTCAGTCTGCAATTAGCAATGCGATTCAAGCAGCAGCGGTAGTGCACTCCCTTCTCGGTTGCCCAGGCGGTAGTACGGTATTAGCCCGGCAGTTTTACCGTGAGCGAGTGCAAGCAGCCGCATTTCGCAATGCCATGTTCGCGAGTTCGATGTACCGCGAACCAGCTGAAAACTTTCAGACGAGTTTCTGGTGGAGTCGCGCACAAGTTCATGCCCCTACGATTAGTACGTCTGTGGCCAGACTGCCTAGTAGCGAAGATGTTCTCATGTGGTCGACAGATGCTGCCGTGCTGCAAACTCCCGTCATCGACGGTTTCTGCGTCCGTCTGGGAACTGCGGTTGTGCCTCCGGGCGCTAAGCCAGTAGCCTTTGTTGGAACAGTTCCAATTGTTGACCTGCTAGAAATATTGCGATTTCCTCGCATCGCCAAGTCTTTACTGAGCATACTGCGCTCGCGATACGGCTGCCAAGTCGGAAACGAAGTGTATCGATGGTTAATCGAGTCTGGCGTCGTGCGACAAAAGAGCGCGGTCTCTCAGAACACACAGGAACAAAAGAAGGTCAACATAGATTAGTTTGATCTGACGAAACCCGGTGTGCTTGGCTCGGCGAACTGAGTTCGAATCCTGCACAAATGCAAATTCTTTTGCGATTCTGCGTCGAATTGGGACAATTGCTTGATTGCACGCTAGCATGCGATCTTAAATATGAGATTAAATTGAGTTGAGAATCCTGCGAGTGCATTCACCGAAGATAATAAGGTGACACAAGATACCAATTCGTTACGAAAAAGCAGCCGCATGTATATGACGCACTAGCGCCCTTTGAAACAAACATCGACACGGTAGAGGTGATCACTGTCACTGTGCTCTGCGGGCGGTATCTGCGGTTCGCGAAGGGCTACTACCTGAAGAACAGTAGGTGTACCGGGGCCACGCGGGCGATCAAGTCGTCGATCCGCTACCGACGGTCCGTTCGCTGATGTTAAAACGTTTGGCGGCTTGCTTCACTGCAAGCAGTTCCGGCGCTACCTCTCCCTCGCCGCATCGTGGCAAAGCTGCGCTAGCGTCCGCCAGTGCCGCGTGAGCCTTTCGAACGATGGAGCGGGGCCAACGCTCAAGGCCTGGACGACTTCGCGGCAAGATTTCTTGTGCGTGAATGCTGCTGCGCCATCGAAACGGCAACAGCTAGTCATTCCGCGTCGTCCGGCTCACTCTCCCCGGCCCGACGTGAGCCGATATGGCTTCGGTGTAGGCGTCGAGTTCTTTCAGGTTTCAGATTCCCCGTACCGAGGTACGTAGTGCAGACTTCGCGTGAATAGAGATGCAGTAAGCATGCCGACGCCAAATCGGAGCGGTTAAGTCCTCCAATCTCCAAAAATAGGCCGGGATAACCTGAAAACGCACCATCGACGTTGCGAAGCTGACCTAAGCAAGGCTCATAAATAGACTATTCGCCATAATTTTTCCACGAATCAATTAAAGATCTATGCGGACAATATCCGTTTCATCTGCCCGAAATGCCGGAAGTCCATCAAAGTGCCTTCCGCGATGGCGGGCCGACAGGGTAAATGTCCTGGCTGCGGTGATCGTGTGACAGTCCCGCCATTCGAAACGGCCGGCTCTTTCGCTGGCCCACCCGCGACGCCCAAAACGGCGTTGCCGCCGATACCGCCTCTTGCCGCCGCGCCCGTGCATGGGGTCAATCAGCCGCAGGATATCGTCGAACACGTCTCCGCCACTCCCGCGCATCCGCCGGTCGCTGTTCAATTGAACGTCAGCCAAACGACTACTGCTCCATCCAATGCGTTCAGTAGCCTCGGAATCTCATCCCTAATGATTGGCATGCTAAGCCTATTCACGTTTTGCATCCCCCTTGTTGGCATTCTCGTTTCGTTACTGGGGCTTGGCCTTGGAGCCGCCGGGCTAACGATGGCCATCCTCCGCAAGGGGCGCGGAATCGGTTTCTCCATCGCTGGTATCGTACTCAGCGGGATAACCTTGCTTATTGCCTTGTTCTTCATGTTCGTCATGAGTGCAGGCGTCACGGCGATGGATCAGGCGATCAAAGAAGCGGAAGCACGACAACGGGCGCAGCAGAACCAGCGACCTTAACCGGAGTTTCCGCATGTCAGACTGTGCGAACCTCAAAGCTCCTGAAGAGGCAGCTGTTCTTGCTCTTTACAAGCAGACGTACGATGAAACCGTTCGCTATCGTGACTACCCTTAGAAAGTAACCGCTTGGACATTCGCGATACGACTAGGTTCGGTTAAGCTCAGGCCGGTTGACGCCAGTGTAAATCAATGCGAGGTAGATTTAGTTCTCGTTGGCATCTTAGTCGTGGCATTCGTAGCGAGCCAAAACATTCTCCACGGACTGCAGCGGGAGTTTGTTGAATGCCGCCAGCGACTAAGAAAAATTGAGGATCGCTAAATCTTTTATATCCATATCCCAATCATAACTGCAAGACGCTCCTTCCGAGCAGAAGCAAGCTGATTGACTACAGGTGGGAAAATGCAAATGGATACTTCCACG
This sequence is a window from Lacipirellula parvula. Protein-coding genes within it:
- a CDS encoding NAD(P)/FAD-dependent oxidoreductase; amino-acid sequence: MLNAEVCVIGAGPAGSTIAAELAKAGREVILLEAHRLPRPRVGESLAPTILPLLEFLGIKEAVVASQFLRPQATIVRWGARSQTREVEGDIPGFQVDRGEFDSILVEMSRRNGVCFRQSTRALTATRDENGRWRIRAAADGVLETINCDFVVDAAGRSSFLRRQRLSLTCPTMAIYGYWRDAQLSGDETRIEAGPEQWYWGAPLPSGCFNATVFVDLCRIRAADNPVTLYRALLYESELLRDCLRGILTADPRVCCATPSVASEVVGEGWIKCGEAAFTIDPLSSQGVQSAISNAIQAAAVVHSLLGCPGGSTVLARQFYRERVQAAAFRNAMFASSMYREPAENFQTSFWWSRAQVHAPTISTSVARLPSSEDVLMWSTDAAVLQTPVIDGFCVRLGTAVVPPGAKPVAFVGTVPIVDLLEILRFPRIAKSLLSILRSRYGCQVGNEVYRWLIESGVVRQKSAVSQNTQEQKKVNID